A portion of the Burkholderia pseudomultivorans genome contains these proteins:
- a CDS encoding potassium transporter Kup yields the protein MNDTIHPTDAAAHAPHSAHQHSLRALAIAAIGVVFGDIGTSPLYSLKEAFSPAHGIPLTESSILGVISLLFWAIILVVGVKYLLFVMRADNNGEGGVLALMALSLRPLNSKGRVAGALMALGIFGACMFYGDAVITPAISVMSAVEGLEIAAPQLTHLVLPITIVILIALFWIQRHGTATVGKLFGPIMVLWFVAIAALGVYHIVRVPGIIAAINPYYAASFMADHLLQAYVVLGSVVLVLTGAEALYADMGHFGAKPIRIAAYGLVMPSLVLNYFGQGALLIQNPKAIENPFFLLAPEWALLPLVILSTVATVIASQAVISGAYSLTSQAIQLGYVPRMKVLHTSELAIGQIYVPVVNWLLLFVILCIVIGFKSSDNLAAAYGIAVTATMVITTVLACVVMVKVWNWNRLLVGAIIAVFLTIDLGFFGANLLKVAQGGWLPLGIGALLFFLLMTWYKGRHIVKERTAADGIPLEPFLQGLLAHPPHRVSGTAIYLTGNDKLVPVSLLHNLKHNKVLHERTLFMTFVTRDIPYVRDDKRLSARDAGGGLYIVKAEYGFNETPDVKAVLEEFGRTHDMTFELMDTSFFLARETVVPTQLPGMSIWRERVFAWMHQNAAKPTDFFAIPANRVVELGTKIEI from the coding sequence ATGAACGATACGATCCACCCGACCGACGCAGCAGCCCACGCGCCGCATTCGGCGCATCAACACTCGCTGCGGGCGCTCGCGATAGCGGCCATCGGCGTGGTGTTCGGCGACATCGGGACGAGCCCGCTGTATTCGCTCAAGGAGGCGTTCAGCCCCGCGCACGGCATTCCGCTGACCGAATCCTCGATTCTCGGGGTGATCTCGCTGCTGTTCTGGGCCATCATCCTGGTGGTCGGTGTCAAATACCTGCTGTTCGTGATGCGCGCCGACAACAACGGCGAGGGCGGCGTGCTCGCGCTGATGGCGCTGTCGCTGCGGCCGCTCAATTCGAAGGGGCGCGTGGCGGGCGCGCTGATGGCGCTCGGGATCTTCGGCGCGTGCATGTTCTACGGCGACGCGGTGATCACGCCGGCGATCTCGGTGATGTCGGCGGTCGAAGGGCTCGAGATCGCCGCGCCGCAACTGACCCATCTCGTGCTGCCGATCACGATCGTGATCCTGATCGCGCTGTTCTGGATCCAGCGCCACGGCACCGCGACGGTCGGCAAGCTGTTCGGCCCGATCATGGTGCTGTGGTTCGTCGCGATCGCGGCGCTCGGTGTGTATCACATCGTGCGCGTGCCGGGCATCATCGCGGCGATCAACCCGTATTACGCCGCGTCGTTCATGGCCGATCACCTGCTGCAGGCCTACGTCGTGCTCGGCTCGGTCGTGCTGGTGCTGACCGGCGCCGAAGCGCTCTACGCGGACATGGGTCACTTCGGCGCAAAGCCGATCCGCATCGCCGCGTACGGGCTCGTGATGCCGTCGCTGGTGCTGAACTACTTCGGGCAGGGCGCGCTGCTGATCCAGAACCCGAAGGCGATCGAAAACCCGTTCTTCCTGCTGGCGCCGGAATGGGCGCTGCTGCCGCTCGTGATCCTGTCGACGGTCGCCACCGTGATCGCGTCGCAGGCGGTGATCTCGGGCGCGTATTCGCTGACCTCGCAGGCGATCCAGCTCGGCTACGTGCCGCGCATGAAAGTGCTGCACACGTCCGAACTGGCGATCGGCCAGATCTACGTGCCGGTCGTGAACTGGCTGCTGCTGTTCGTGATCCTCTGCATCGTGATCGGTTTCAAGAGCTCCGACAATCTCGCGGCCGCATACGGCATCGCGGTGACGGCGACGATGGTGATCACGACGGTGCTCGCATGCGTCGTGATGGTGAAGGTGTGGAACTGGAACCGGCTGCTGGTCGGCGCGATCATTGCCGTCTTCCTGACGATCGATCTCGGCTTTTTCGGCGCGAACCTGCTGAAGGTCGCGCAGGGCGGCTGGCTGCCGCTCGGCATCGGCGCGCTGCTGTTCTTCCTGCTGATGACCTGGTACAAGGGGCGGCACATCGTCAAGGAGCGCACCGCGGCCGACGGTATTCCGCTGGAGCCGTTCCTGCAGGGGCTGCTCGCGCATCCGCCGCACCGCGTGTCGGGCACCGCGATCTACCTGACCGGCAACGACAAGCTCGTGCCCGTCAGCCTGCTGCACAACCTGAAGCACAACAAGGTGCTGCACGAGCGTACGCTGTTCATGACCTTCGTCACGCGCGACATTCCGTACGTGCGCGACGACAAGCGCCTGAGCGCGCGCGATGCGGGCGGCGGCCTGTATATCGTGAAGGCCGAATACGGCTTCAACGAGACGCCGGACGTGAAGGCGGTGCTCGAGGAGTTCGGCCGCACGCACGACATGACCTTCGAGCTGATGGACACGTCGTTCTTCCTCGCGCGCGAAACGGTCGTGCCGACGCAGCTGCCCGGCATGTCGATCTGGCGCGAGCGCGTGTTCGCGTGGATGCACCAGAACGCCGCGAAGCCGACCGATTTCTTTGCGATTCCGGCGAACCGCGTCGTCGAGCTCGGCACGAAGATCGAGATCTAG
- a CDS encoding phosphoribosyltransferase, translated as MTQQHTMTAADLMTDPRNDDKNLWVGWDEYHRLIELLALQVHESGWKFDQILCLARGGLRVGDQLSRIYDVPLAILATSSYREAAGREQGELDIAQYITMTRGNLAGNVLLVDDLVDSGVTLACVQEHLKERYPAVTAVRSAVLWYKGCSKVKPDYHTQFLPTNPWIHQPFEEWDTVRPHNLEAWIKRGRAQRDGSGA; from the coding sequence ATGACGCAGCAACATACGATGACGGCCGCCGATCTGATGACTGATCCGCGCAACGACGACAAGAACCTGTGGGTCGGCTGGGATGAATATCACCGGCTGATCGAACTGCTCGCGCTGCAGGTGCACGAGTCGGGCTGGAAGTTCGACCAGATCCTGTGTCTCGCGCGCGGCGGCCTGCGCGTCGGCGACCAGCTCTCGCGCATCTACGACGTGCCGCTCGCGATCCTCGCGACGAGCTCGTACCGGGAAGCCGCCGGCCGCGAGCAGGGCGAACTCGATATCGCGCAGTACATCACGATGACACGCGGCAATCTCGCGGGCAACGTGCTGCTGGTCGACGATCTCGTCGATTCCGGCGTCACGCTCGCATGCGTGCAGGAGCATCTGAAGGAGCGTTATCCGGCCGTCACGGCGGTGCGCTCGGCCGTGCTCTGGTACAAGGGGTGCTCGAAGGTCAAGCCCGACTACCACACGCAGTTCCTGCCGACGAATCCGTGGATTCATCAGCCGTTCGAGGAGTGGGACACGGTGCGCCCGCACAACCTCGAGGCGTGGATCAAGCGCGGTCGCGCGCAGCGCGACGGTTCGGGCGCATAA
- a CDS encoding adenylosuccinate synthase — protein sequence MSASAVNVTPGRNVVVVGTQWGDEGKGKIVDWLTDHAQGVVRFQGGHNAGHTLIIGGKKTILRLIPSGIMREGVACFIGNGVVLSPEALFKEIGELEEAGVNVRDRLFISEATTLILPYHIAIDQAREARKGAGKIGTTGRGIGPAYEDKVGRRALRVQDLFDAKTFADRLRENLDFHNFVLTQYLGGAAVDFQATLDTMLGYADRLKPMVADVSRRLYDANNAGQNLLFEGAQGTLLDIDHGTYPFVTSSNCVAGAASAGAGVGPQKLNYILGITKAYCTRVGSGPFPSELYDADNPKRQDQVGVTLANVGKEFGSVTGRPRRTGWLDAAALRRSIQINGVSGLCMTKLDVLDGLEEVKLCVGYKIDGKDVDILPRGAADVARCEPVYETFAGWKESTVGIKAWDALPANAQAYLARVQEVAGVPIDMVSTGPDRDETILLRHPFKV from the coding sequence ATGTCTGCCAGCGCAGTGAATGTGACTCCCGGGCGCAACGTCGTCGTCGTGGGGACTCAATGGGGTGATGAAGGCAAGGGCAAGATCGTCGACTGGCTGACGGACCACGCTCAAGGCGTCGTGCGTTTCCAGGGCGGCCACAACGCCGGTCACACCCTCATCATCGGCGGCAAGAAGACGATCTTGCGCCTCATTCCGTCGGGCATCATGCGTGAAGGCGTCGCGTGCTTCATCGGCAACGGCGTCGTACTGTCCCCCGAAGCACTGTTCAAGGAAATCGGCGAGCTCGAAGAAGCCGGCGTGAACGTGCGCGATCGTCTGTTCATCTCCGAAGCCACGACGCTGATCCTGCCGTACCACATCGCGATCGACCAGGCGCGCGAAGCGCGCAAGGGCGCCGGCAAGATCGGCACGACCGGCCGCGGCATCGGCCCGGCGTACGAAGACAAGGTCGGCCGTCGCGCGCTGCGCGTGCAGGACCTGTTCGACGCGAAGACCTTCGCCGACCGCCTGCGCGAAAACCTCGATTTCCACAACTTCGTGCTGACCCAGTACCTGGGCGGCGCGGCCGTCGACTTCCAGGCCACGCTCGACACGATGCTCGGCTATGCCGATCGCCTGAAGCCGATGGTGGCCGACGTGTCGCGCCGTCTGTACGACGCGAACAATGCGGGCCAGAACCTGCTGTTCGAAGGCGCGCAGGGCACGCTGCTCGACATCGACCACGGCACCTATCCGTTCGTCACGTCGAGCAACTGCGTCGCCGGGGCGGCGTCCGCCGGCGCCGGCGTCGGTCCGCAGAAGCTCAACTACATCCTCGGCATCACCAAGGCGTACTGCACGCGCGTCGGCTCGGGTCCGTTCCCGAGCGAACTGTACGATGCGGACAACCCGAAGCGTCAGGACCAGGTCGGCGTCACGCTCGCGAACGTCGGCAAGGAATTCGGCTCGGTCACCGGCCGTCCGCGCCGCACCGGCTGGCTCGACGCCGCTGCGCTGCGCCGCTCGATCCAGATCAACGGCGTGTCGGGCCTGTGCATGACGAAGCTGGACGTGCTCGACGGCCTCGAAGAGGTCAAGCTGTGCGTCGGCTACAAGATCGACGGCAAGGACGTGGACATCCTGCCGCGCGGCGCGGCCGACGTGGCCCGTTGCGAGCCCGTCTACGAAACCTTCGCGGGCTGGAAGGAAAGCACCGTCGGCATCAAGGCGTGGGACGCGCTGCCGGCCAATGCGCAGGCTTACCTGGCACGCGTCCAGGAAGTGGCCGGCGTGCCGATCGACATGGTGTCGACGGGTCCGGACCGCGACGAAACGATCCTGCTTCGCCATCCGTTCAAGGTGTAA
- a CDS encoding ATP phosphoribosyltransferase regulatory subunit, producing the protein MSTWLLPENIADVLPSEARKIEELRRRLLDRFRSYGYEMVMPPLLEYLESLLTSGGADLRLRTFKLVDQLSGRTLGLRADITPQVARIDAHLLNRQGVTRLCYAGHVMHTRPRGLHATREQIQIGAEIYGHAGLEADLEIQQLMLDALHLAGLSRIRLDLCHAGVLAALLARDAQAAARGEALYDALSGKDVPLLNELTDDLGADTRAALRALPHLYGDASVLDEARSRLPVLPEITRALDDLAQLAAQAKGAEVAIDLADLRGYAYHSGAMFTAYIDGVPNAIARGGRYDHVGQAYGRARPATGFSLDLRELARISPVEARGTAILAPWAQDDALQAAVAALRDAGEVVIQALPGHDHVLDEFACDRSLVERNGAWVVEPR; encoded by the coding sequence ATGTCGACCTGGTTACTTCCCGAGAATATCGCCGACGTATTGCCGTCGGAAGCGCGCAAGATCGAGGAGCTGCGCCGCAGGCTGCTCGACCGCTTCCGGTCGTATGGCTACGAGATGGTGATGCCGCCGCTGCTCGAGTATCTCGAGTCGCTGCTGACGAGCGGCGGCGCCGATCTGCGCCTGCGCACCTTCAAGCTGGTCGACCAGCTGTCGGGGCGCACGCTCGGCCTGCGCGCGGACATCACGCCGCAGGTCGCGCGCATCGACGCGCACCTGCTGAACCGTCAGGGCGTGACGCGCCTCTGCTATGCGGGCCACGTGATGCATACGCGTCCGCGCGGCCTGCATGCGACGCGCGAACAGATCCAGATCGGCGCGGAAATCTATGGCCATGCGGGGCTCGAAGCCGATCTCGAGATCCAGCAGCTGATGCTCGACGCGCTGCATCTCGCGGGCCTGTCGCGCATCCGTCTCGACCTGTGCCACGCGGGCGTGCTCGCGGCGCTGCTCGCGCGCGATGCGCAGGCCGCGGCGCGCGGCGAGGCGCTGTACGACGCGCTGTCGGGCAAGGATGTGCCGCTCCTGAACGAACTGACCGACGATCTCGGCGCCGACACGCGCGCCGCGCTGCGCGCGCTGCCGCACCTGTACGGCGATGCGAGCGTGCTCGACGAGGCGCGCTCGCGGCTGCCGGTGCTGCCGGAGATCACGCGCGCGCTGGACGATCTCGCGCAGCTCGCGGCGCAGGCGAAGGGCGCCGAGGTCGCGATCGACCTGGCGGACCTGCGCGGCTACGCGTACCACAGCGGTGCGATGTTTACCGCCTACATCGACGGCGTGCCGAACGCGATCGCGCGCGGCGGCCGTTACGACCATGTCGGCCAGGCATACGGCCGGGCGCGCCCGGCGACGGGCTTCTCGCTCGACCTGCGCGAGCTTGCGCGGATTTCGCCGGTCGAGGCGCGCGGTACCGCGATCCTCGCGCCGTGGGCGCAGGACGATGCGCTGCAGGCCGCCGTCGCCGCGCTGCGCGATGCGGGCGAGGTCGTGATCCAGGCGCTGCCGGGCCACGACCACGTGCTCGACGAGTTCGCCTGCGACCGTTCGCTCGTCGAGCGCAACGGCGCATGGGTGGTCGAGCCCCGTTAA
- a CDS encoding DUF2065 domain-containing protein, whose protein sequence is MDLAGSLLLAVALMLIIEGAFPFVFPVAWRDTFRRIAERPPHHIRIGGLIVMALGLVLLLLAT, encoded by the coding sequence ATGGACCTGGCTGGCTCGTTGTTGCTCGCAGTAGCGCTGATGCTGATCATCGAGGGGGCGTTCCCCTTCGTGTTTCCTGTCGCCTGGCGCGACACGTTTCGTAGAATAGCGGAGCGGCCGCCGCATCATATCCGGATCGGCGGGCTGATCGTCATGGCGCTCGGGCTCGTGCTGCTGCTGCTCGCCACCTGA
- the hflC gene encoding protease modulator HflC, with translation MNRIIALVVAIVIVAFAASSTVLTVDPRHAAVLSGRDGAQPELAGPGIHFKLPPPLQTATLIDTRLQSLEPADPLQLATEDKHDLLVAYAVKYRVSDPMKYFAATGGDPAAATDRLTGVLKSALGDAFGKRALDDALGGQPAIADAARDAARANAAGFGIDVVDVQLTRVDLPAAQTDAVYQRMIGALRDQAAQVRAEGAADVEQIKADAEREQQAVLANAYKSAQTIKGEGDAKAATIAADAFGKDPQFYQFYASLQAYRNTFKRNDVIVVDPDSEFFRFMRSPTGGAAAPAAPASRKH, from the coding sequence ATGAACCGAATCATTGCGCTCGTCGTCGCGATCGTGATCGTGGCCTTCGCGGCCTCCTCGACGGTGCTGACCGTCGATCCGCGCCATGCGGCCGTGCTGTCGGGCCGCGACGGCGCGCAGCCGGAACTCGCGGGCCCCGGCATCCATTTCAAGCTGCCGCCGCCGCTGCAGACGGCGACGCTGATCGACACGCGTCTGCAGTCGCTCGAGCCGGCCGATCCGTTGCAGCTCGCGACCGAGGACAAGCACGACCTGCTCGTCGCGTATGCGGTCAAGTACCGCGTCAGCGATCCGATGAAGTATTTCGCCGCCACGGGCGGCGACCCGGCGGCCGCCACCGATCGCCTGACCGGCGTGCTGAAGAGCGCGCTCGGCGACGCATTCGGCAAGCGCGCGCTCGACGATGCGCTCGGCGGCCAGCCGGCGATCGCCGATGCGGCGCGCGACGCGGCGCGCGCGAACGCGGCGGGGTTCGGCATCGACGTGGTCGACGTCCAGCTCACGCGCGTCGACCTACCGGCGGCGCAGACGGATGCCGTCTACCAGCGGATGATCGGCGCACTGCGCGACCAGGCCGCGCAGGTGCGCGCCGAGGGCGCGGCCGACGTCGAGCAGATCAAGGCCGACGCCGAGCGCGAACAGCAGGCCGTGCTGGCGAATGCGTACAAGTCCGCGCAGACGATCAAGGGCGAGGGCGACGCGAAGGCCGCGACGATCGCCGCCGATGCGTTCGGCAAGGATCCGCAGTTCTACCAGTTCTATGCGAGCCTGCAGGCGTACCGGAACACGTTCAAGCGCAACGACGTCATCGTCGTCGACCCCGACAGCGAGTTCTTCCGCTTCATGCGCAGCCCGACGGGCGGCGCCGCCGCGCCGGCGGCACCCGCTTCCCGCAAACACTGA
- the hflK gene encoding FtsH protease activity modulator HflK, whose translation MNEYNERSTWRRMRALLSINDPRWGRGEGNGNGKDGSRPRANESKRPPGGDGEGPPDLDEMWRNFNRRLSGLFGGKGGNGFRPDNGRAARIGVGIVIGVLIAVYAGSGLFVVQEGQTGVVLQFGKLDGTVGQGVHWRAPYPFASHEIVDTTQVRSIEIGRNNVVRLANVKESAMLTRDADIVDVRFIVQYRIRSATDYLFRSVDPERSVSQAAQAAVRAIVGTRSAADLLNQDRDAMREQLAAAIQRDLDRYQSGLEVTAVTMQSVAAPEQTQAAYAEVAKARDEREAAKRAAQAYANDLLPKAQGDAAKLIDEAKTYADRVVTEAEGDADRFKQVYAQYSKAPAVIRERMYLQTMQEIYSNTTKVFVGNKGGSVVYLPLDKLVEQGRQNAAASAAAAPAAAAPAAGASAPDAGSAPAAVAAPASGAAASAASATAAPASGGDALRSREGFRSRSREDDLK comes from the coding sequence GTGAACGAATACAACGAGCGGAGTACCTGGCGGCGGATGCGCGCCTTGCTGTCGATCAACGATCCCCGCTGGGGACGCGGCGAAGGCAATGGCAACGGCAAGGACGGATCCCGTCCCCGCGCGAACGAATCGAAGCGTCCGCCCGGCGGCGACGGCGAGGGTCCGCCCGATCTCGACGAGATGTGGCGCAACTTCAACCGGCGCCTGAGCGGCCTGTTCGGCGGCAAGGGCGGCAACGGCTTCCGTCCCGACAACGGCCGCGCCGCGCGGATCGGCGTCGGCATCGTGATCGGCGTGCTGATTGCGGTCTATGCCGGCAGCGGGCTGTTCGTCGTACAGGAAGGCCAGACCGGCGTCGTGCTGCAGTTCGGCAAGCTCGACGGCACCGTCGGCCAGGGCGTGCACTGGCGTGCGCCGTATCCGTTCGCGTCGCACGAGATCGTCGACACGACGCAGGTCCGCTCGATCGAGATCGGCCGCAACAACGTCGTGCGGCTCGCGAACGTGAAGGAATCGGCGATGCTGACGCGCGACGCGGACATCGTCGACGTGCGCTTCATCGTCCAGTACCGGATCCGTTCCGCCACCGACTACCTGTTCCGCAGCGTCGATCCCGAGCGCAGCGTGTCGCAGGCCGCGCAGGCGGCGGTGCGCGCGATCGTCGGCACGCGCAGCGCGGCCGACCTGCTGAACCAGGATCGCGACGCGATGCGCGAACAGCTTGCCGCCGCGATCCAGCGCGACCTCGACCGCTACCAGTCGGGGCTCGAGGTGACGGCCGTCACGATGCAGAGCGTCGCGGCGCCCGAGCAGACGCAGGCGGCGTACGCCGAAGTGGCCAAGGCGCGCGACGAGCGCGAGGCCGCGAAGCGCGCCGCGCAGGCCTATGCGAACGACCTGCTGCCGAAGGCGCAGGGCGATGCCGCGAAGCTCATCGACGAGGCGAAGACCTACGCGGACCGTGTCGTCACGGAAGCCGAAGGCGACGCCGATCGCTTCAAGCAGGTCTATGCGCAGTATTCGAAGGCACCCGCGGTGATCCGCGAGCGGATGTATCTCCAGACGATGCAGGAAATCTACTCGAACACGACCAAGGTGTTCGTCGGCAACAAGGGCGGCAGCGTCGTGTACCTGCCGCTCGACAAGCTCGTCGAGCAGGGGCGGCAAAACGCCGCGGCATCGGCCGCCGCGGCACCGGCCGCCGCGGCACCGGCCGCCGGTGCGTCCGCGCCGGACGCCGGATCGGCGCCGGCAGCGGTGGCTGCGCCGGCATCGGGCGCGGCCGCGAGTGCCGCGTCGGCAACCGCGGCGCCGGCATCGGGCGGCGACGCGCTGCGATCGCGCGAAGGCTTTCGCAGCCGGTCGCGCGAAGACGATCTGAAGTAA
- the hflX gene encoding GTPase HflX: protein MINAALVGIDFGKTDFEASLEELSLLASSAGAHPAVTLTGRRASPDAAMFIGSGKADELRLACEAHDVDIVIFNHALAPAQQRNLERALNRRVVDRTSLILDIFAQRARSHEGKLQVELAQLQYLSTRLIRAWTHLERQKGGIGLRGPGETQLETDRRLIGERIKMLKSRLDRLRRQHSTQRRQRARSGTMSVSLVGYTNAGKSTLFNALTKAQAYAADQLFATLDTTSRRVYLGDEVGQIVVSDTVGFIRELPHQLVAAFRATLEETIHADLLLHVVDASSAVRLEQIEQVNGVLHEIGADTIRQVLVFNKIDAVPELAARGDAVERDEYGNISRVFLSARTGQGLDALRAAIAEIASAEHLSGATLPNDALDGAPAEPHEDHTISEHGR from the coding sequence TTGATCAACGCAGCGCTCGTCGGCATCGATTTCGGCAAGACCGATTTCGAAGCCAGTCTCGAAGAACTCAGTCTTCTCGCCTCCAGCGCGGGGGCCCATCCCGCCGTCACCCTCACCGGCCGCCGGGCCAGTCCCGATGCCGCGATGTTCATCGGCAGCGGCAAGGCCGACGAATTGCGGCTCGCCTGCGAAGCCCACGACGTCGACATCGTCATCTTCAATCACGCGCTGGCGCCGGCGCAGCAACGCAATCTGGAGCGGGCGCTTAACCGGCGGGTGGTCGATCGAACCAGCCTCATCCTCGACATTTTCGCGCAGCGCGCGCGCAGCCACGAAGGCAAGCTGCAGGTCGAACTCGCGCAACTTCAGTACTTGTCGACGCGGCTGATCCGCGCGTGGACCCACCTCGAACGGCAAAAAGGCGGTATCGGCCTGCGCGGCCCCGGTGAAACGCAGCTCGAAACCGACCGCCGGCTGATCGGCGAGCGGATCAAGATGCTGAAGTCGCGGCTCGACCGCCTGCGCCGGCAGCACAGCACGCAGCGGCGCCAGCGTGCGCGCAGCGGCACGATGTCGGTGTCGCTCGTCGGCTACACGAACGCGGGCAAGTCGACGCTGTTCAATGCGCTGACGAAAGCGCAGGCGTATGCGGCCGACCAGCTGTTCGCGACGCTCGATACGACGTCGCGGCGCGTGTACCTCGGCGACGAGGTCGGCCAGATCGTCGTGTCGGACACGGTCGGCTTCATCCGCGAGCTGCCTCACCAGCTCGTCGCGGCGTTTCGCGCGACGCTCGAGGAAACGATCCATGCGGATCTGCTGCTGCACGTGGTCGACGCGTCGAGCGCGGTCCGGCTCGAGCAGATCGAGCAGGTCAACGGCGTGCTGCACGAGATCGGCGCGGACACGATCCGGCAGGTCCTGGTGTTCAACAAGATCGACGCCGTGCCCGAGCTGGCGGCCCGCGGCGACGCGGTCGAGCGGGACGAGTATGGTAATATTTCGCGCGTCTTTTTGAGCGCGCGCACGGGTCAGGGTCTTGATGCGTTGCGTGCCGCCATCGCCGAGATCGCCTCCGCGGAACATCTTTCCGGCGCGACGTTACCCAACGACGCGCTCGACGGCGCGCCCGCTGAACCACACGAAGACCACACGATTTCCGAACACGGGCGCTAA
- the hfq gene encoding RNA chaperone Hfq, with the protein MSNKGQLLQDPFLNALRKEHVPVSIYLVNGIKLQGNIESFDQYVVLLRNTVTQMVYKHAISTVVPARPVNFHPDAEASS; encoded by the coding sequence ATGAGCAACAAAGGGCAATTGTTACAAGACCCGTTTTTGAACGCACTGCGCAAGGAGCACGTGCCCGTTTCGATCTATCTCGTCAACGGCATCAAGCTCCAAGGGAACATCGAATCGTTCGACCAGTACGTCGTGTTGCTCCGTAATACGGTGACCCAGATGGTTTACAAGCACGCCATCTCGACGGTCGTGCCGGCGCGCCCGGTGAATTTCCACCCGGACGCGGAAGCCTCGTCCTAA
- the der gene encoding ribosome biogenesis GTPase Der — protein sequence MKPVIALVGRPNVGKSTLFNRLTRSRDALVADLPGLTRDRHYGEGRVGERPYLVVDTGGFEPVAKDGILHEMARQTRQAVEEADVVVFIVDGRNGLAPQDKTIADYLRKTGRPIFLVVNKAEGMKYTAVATDFYELGLGDPRAISAAHGDGVTDMINEALEVAYADQPEEEDDNDPSRGIKIAIVGRPNVGKSTLVNALIGEDRVIAFDMPGTTRDSIYVDFERNGKKYTLIDTAGLRRRGKVFEAIEKFSVVKTLQSISDANVVILLLDAQQDISDQDAHIAGFVVEQGRALVIGVNKWDGLDEHARERAKADLTRKLKFLDFAKSHFISAAKKTGIGALMRSVDDAYAAAMAKLPTPKLTRALIEAVEFQQPRRRGPVRPKLRYAHQGGQNPPIIVIHGNALDAVTETYKRYLENRFRETFSLTGTPLRIEFRSSNNPYADKG from the coding sequence ATGAAACCGGTCATTGCCCTCGTTGGGCGCCCCAATGTGGGGAAATCCACGCTGTTCAACCGGCTCACGCGCTCGCGCGATGCGCTGGTGGCCGACTTGCCGGGCCTGACGCGCGATCGCCATTACGGCGAAGGGCGCGTCGGCGAGCGGCCGTATCTCGTCGTCGACACGGGCGGCTTCGAGCCCGTCGCGAAGGACGGCATCCTGCACGAGATGGCGCGCCAGACGCGCCAGGCCGTCGAGGAAGCCGACGTCGTCGTGTTCATCGTCGACGGCCGCAACGGGCTGGCGCCGCAGGACAAGACGATCGCCGACTACCTGCGCAAGACCGGCCGGCCGATCTTCCTCGTCGTCAACAAGGCCGAGGGGATGAAGTACACGGCGGTCGCGACCGACTTCTACGAACTCGGGCTCGGCGATCCGCGCGCGATCTCGGCCGCGCACGGCGACGGCGTGACCGACATGATCAACGAGGCGCTGGAGGTCGCGTACGCGGACCAGCCGGAAGAAGAGGACGACAACGACCCGTCGCGCGGCATCAAGATCGCGATCGTCGGCCGGCCGAACGTCGGCAAGTCGACGCTCGTCAACGCGCTGATCGGCGAGGACCGCGTGATCGCGTTCGACATGCCGGGCACGACGCGCGATTCGATCTACGTCGACTTCGAGCGTAACGGCAAGAAATATACGCTGATCGATACGGCGGGCCTGCGCCGCCGCGGCAAGGTGTTCGAGGCGATCGAGAAGTTCTCGGTCGTGAAGACGCTGCAGTCGATCTCCGACGCGAACGTCGTCATTCTTCTGCTGGATGCGCAGCAGGACATTTCCGACCAGGACGCGCACATCGCCGGCTTCGTCGTCGAGCAGGGCCGTGCGCTCGTGATCGGTGTGAACAAATGGGACGGGCTCGACGAGCACGCGCGCGAGCGCGCCAAAGCGGATTTGACCCGCAAGCTGAAATTCCTCGATTTCGCGAAATCGCATTTCATTTCGGCCGCGAAGAAAACCGGCATCGGCGCGCTGATGCGCTCGGTCGACGACGCCTATGCGGCGGCGATGGCGAAGCTGCCGACGCCGAAGCTCACGCGCGCGCTGATCGAGGCCGTCGAGTTCCAGCAGCCGCGCCGCCGCGGCCCGGTGCGCCCGAAGCTGCGCTACGCGCACCAGGGCGGCCAGAATCCGCCGATCATCGTGATCCACGGCAACGCGCTCGACGCGGTGACGGAAACCTACAAGCGTTACCTGGAAAACCGTTTCCGCGAAACTTTCTCCCTGACCGGGACTCCATTGCGCATAGAGTTCCGTTCGTCGAACAACCCGTACGCGGACAAGGGCTGA